A section of the Candidatus Hydrogenedens sp. genome encodes:
- a CDS encoding PASTA domain-containing protein, with the protein MTNNIHKIITFFILTLSLISTGCFRVTVPDVEKISLSMAIEKLKEYHLKPGTISYTNSEDVKVGNVVEQVPGPGEKVRKGSSVNLMVSKGSVYVLVPYIIGIRLEEGIEIIKEVSLSIGTISEMFSDIYPSGYIISQDPSVGKKLLPGDKVNLVVSKGPEMVEVPNVMGLSENDAVTLITTARLKVGTITRQYSDTIEEGKVISQKPEAGKLVVVHSPVELVISQGKEPIPNPYNLKPISKERAEQISVYVRKAKIRSEEGDLVPIAWSMINQACQDRSLLLQYLIASTPDPIPETELILDPNELTETKIQQVIAQPYVDVASMNITGPLIVFQNLVSTSEITFPDEPMHFYWPYHHAVAVNVEGNICIIDLSIQDVPIPIGEWTAKLTSETTCGEVSEEEYWEIWFYWVSLMSNWQVEETPEKLCGYTITPMLTFRSDQEPQVQGVKDALSTMVVQTYAFQSLVMDTYGIDVPIESVPFITSLYTPGTIDDLCSWVSYLFCQQE; encoded by the coding sequence ATGACAAATAATATTCATAAGATAATAACATTCTTTATTTTAACCTTATCTTTAATAAGCACGGGTTGTTTTAGGGTTACAGTGCCAGATGTGGAAAAAATTTCTTTGAGTATGGCTATAGAGAAGTTAAAAGAATATCATTTAAAGCCTGGTACGATTTCCTATACTAATTCGGAAGATGTAAAGGTAGGAAATGTTGTTGAGCAGGTTCCTGGTCCTGGCGAAAAGGTACGGAAGGGGAGTTCTGTTAATTTGATGGTATCGAAGGGGTCTGTGTATGTTTTAGTTCCGTATATTATAGGTATTAGGTTAGAAGAAGGTATAGAAATAATTAAAGAGGTGTCTCTAAGTATCGGCACAATCTCTGAGATGTTCTCCGATATCTATCCATCTGGTTATATTATTTCTCAGGACCCATCAGTCGGCAAGAAATTGCTACCAGGAGACAAGGTGAATCTGGTTGTATCGAAAGGTCCTGAGATGGTAGAGGTGCCAAATGTTATGGGGTTATCAGAAAACGATGCTGTGACTTTAATTACTACGGCGAGACTAAAGGTTGGAACGATTACTCGCCAGTATAGCGATACTATTGAGGAAGGGAAGGTTATCTCCCAGAAGCCAGAGGCAGGGAAGTTGGTGGTCGTACATAGTCCAGTAGAACTTGTTATATCTCAGGGAAAAGAGCCTATTCCTAACCCGTATAATCTAAAACCAATCTCGAAAGAACGAGCGGAACAAATCAGTGTTTATGTTCGGAAGGCAAAAATTCGTTCTGAAGAGGGAGACCTCGTCCCGATAGCATGGTCTATGATAAACCAAGCCTGTCAGGATCGAAGCCTTCTATTACAGTATTTAATCGCCTCAACCCCTGACCCTATCCCCGAAACGGAACTGATACTCGACCCCAACGAATTGACCGAAACAAAAATTCAGCAAGTAATTGCTCAACCTTATGTTGATGTTGCTTCAATGAATATTACAGGTCCCTTAATTGTATTCCAGAACTTAGTCTCAACGAGTGAAATTACTTTTCCAGACGAACCTATGCATTTTTATTGGCCCTATCATCATGCAGTTGCTGTGAATGTTGAAGGTAACATCTGTATCATAGACCTGTCTATTCAGGATGTACCTATTCCTATTGGAGAATGGACTGCAAAATTAACAAGCGAAACAACCTGCGGAGAAGTGAGCGAAGAAGAATACTGGGAGATATGGTTCTATTGGGTATCATTGATGAGCAACTGGCAGGTAGAAGAAACCCCGGAGAAACTCTGCGGTTATACCATAACTCCTATGCTCACTTTCCGTTCCGACCAGGAACCTCAAGTTCAGGGTGTAAAAGATGCATTATCTACAATGGTGGTTCAGACCTATGCCTTCCAATCCCTGGTAATGGATACTTATGGCATTGATGTCCCTATTGAATCTGTTCCTTTTATAACATCATTGTATACACCAGGGACAATTGACGATTTATGCTCCTGGGTTTCATACCTTTTCTGTCAACAGGAGTAA
- a CDS encoding PTS sugar transporter subunit IIA, which yields MIDLTKYITRDLVCVYKDAETKPFILEKIAKLTSHHNEELLSREKEVLDTFLEREQLGSTALTKGIALPHCRMSGISDFIIGILVSPEGVAYGSMDGLKSRIFFFVIAPKESGKEYLDIMAEIGSFLSNEEVVEKLMNSENDEFLFNTFLNLWDEYSHKEHNKE from the coding sequence ATGATTGACTTGACAAAATACATTACTCGTGATTTAGTTTGTGTCTACAAAGATGCAGAAACCAAACCATTTATTCTTGAGAAGATAGCAAAATTAACTTCGCATCATAATGAGGAATTGCTATCGCGAGAAAAGGAGGTCTTGGATACATTCTTAGAGCGTGAGCAGTTGGGCTCAACTGCTTTAACAAAAGGTATTGCTTTGCCTCACTGTCGAATGTCAGGCATATCAGATTTTATTATCGGCATTCTTGTATCACCTGAAGGAGTTGCTTATGGGTCTATGGATGGATTAAAGAGCCGAATCTTCTTCTTCGTAATAGCACCAAAAGAGAGCGGAAAGGAATATTTAGATATCATGGCAGAAATAGGTTCTTTTCTATCCAATGAAGAAGTAGTAGAAAAACTAATGAATTCAGAAAATGACGAGTTTTTGTTTAATACATTTTTGAACTTATGGGATGAATATTCACATAAGGAACACAATAAAGAATGA
- a CDS encoding tetratricopeptide repeat protein has protein sequence MTQSCGCSPHCTVSNKENNIGRNLKTILYNPRVSCPTWNAFLIALIILVFGQVVHFDFVYYDDYVYTVGKINKGNLWSPQFLYWALTSTDDGFWAPLTKISHRVDTHVFGDNAHGHHLINLILHTLNALILWRVLCRLTGDGLLQFLSVCIFTLHPLRIEPVAWIAGRKDLLSTFFLLLMLHKYMNWKYSRTKSDYLKVLLFFFLSALSKPVSIIFPLFLPVLDFLIVGNKEQEKNNISLLKQLLLYVPFFIISLFILLITIHAEQEAIVPTGVLSPLQRIRRVIVSSSAYALLTFVPINLHIPSGIEYYPFFTVYKGVPVYDRVQVVIFSLLVLSVVSTFWIFSPKNIKIGVGSFLLFLIPLLPVLGIIPFGHHLIADRFTYSAHIGFSLFLVTLSTRLYGITKRLYNVLLFLLILSFATVTVIKLPVWENGEKLFRNTLKYEPNCYVSYCNIGYSLIKQGRYSEAIPCLKRAIEENPLLAGPYNDLAFAYQSLGRYDDALVYYEKCIQLSGEDPQILSNVAVLYFELGDYEKSKSFAEKALKKNNDIKNAQHILEKIEQIEKSKLGG, from the coding sequence ATGACCCAGAGTTGTGGATGCAGTCCTCATTGTACAGTCTCCAATAAAGAAAACAATATTGGGCGAAACCTTAAAACAATCCTATATAACCCTCGCGTTTCATGTCCCACATGGAACGCTTTCCTTATTGCGTTAATCATTCTCGTCTTTGGTCAGGTAGTGCATTTCGACTTTGTCTATTACGACGACTATGTCTACACAGTAGGAAAAATTAACAAGGGAAATTTATGGTCACCTCAATTCTTATACTGGGCTCTTACCTCCACAGATGATGGTTTTTGGGCTCCTCTAACGAAAATCTCACACCGAGTAGATACTCACGTGTTTGGTGATAACGCTCATGGGCACCACTTAATAAATCTTATTCTTCATACTTTAAATGCTCTGATTCTTTGGAGGGTTTTATGCAGACTCACAGGAGATGGTTTGCTACAATTCCTTTCAGTTTGTATTTTCACTTTACATCCGTTGAGGATTGAACCTGTTGCATGGATAGCGGGAAGGAAAGACCTTTTATCAACGTTCTTCCTGCTATTGATGTTGCACAAATACATGAATTGGAAGTATTCACGTACGAAATCTGACTACTTAAAAGTCCTACTCTTTTTCTTCTTATCCGCTTTATCTAAACCTGTAAGTATCATTTTTCCCTTATTTCTCCCCGTATTAGATTTTCTTATTGTAGGTAATAAGGAACAGGAAAAAAATAATATTAGTCTTCTAAAACAGTTGTTGCTTTATGTCCCTTTCTTCATTATCTCATTGTTCATTTTGCTAATAACAATACACGCTGAGCAAGAAGCAATTGTTCCCACTGGTGTACTATCACCATTGCAAAGAATACGAAGGGTTATCGTATCCTCATCTGCGTATGCTCTTCTCACATTCGTCCCTATAAACCTACATATCCCGTCCGGTATCGAGTACTACCCATTCTTTACTGTTTATAAAGGAGTACCTGTTTACGATAGGGTACAGGTTGTAATATTCTCTTTACTCGTTCTTTCTGTAGTATCCACTTTTTGGATTTTTTCACCTAAAAATATTAAAATTGGAGTGGGTTCTTTTCTTCTCTTCCTCATACCGCTTTTGCCAGTGCTTGGCATTATTCCATTTGGACATCACCTTATAGCAGACCGTTTTACATATTCTGCACACATAGGTTTTTCCTTATTTTTAGTGACACTTTCAACTCGTCTTTATGGTATTACTAAACGTCTATATAATGTTTTGTTATTCCTTTTAATTTTGTCATTTGCAACAGTCACTGTTATTAAATTACCCGTTTGGGAGAATGGAGAAAAACTATTCAGAAATACATTAAAATATGAACCTAATTGCTATGTGTCTTATTGTAATATTGGTTACTCTCTTATCAAGCAGGGGAGATATAGTGAAGCCATCCCTTGCTTAAAAAGGGCTATTGAGGAAAATCCGTTACTTGCTGGTCCGTATAACGATTTAGCGTTCGCATACCAATCTCTTGGAAGATATGACGATGCTCTCGTTTACTACGAAAAATGTATACAACTATCAGGTGAGGACCCACAAATACTAAGCAATGTTGCTGTGCTTTACTTCGAGTTAGGAGACTACGAAAAGTCAAAGTCATTTGCAGAAAAGGCGTTGAAGAAAAATAACGATATAAAAAACGCACAGCACATTTTAGAAAAAATAGAGCAGATAGAAAAGAGTAAATTAGGTGGTTAG
- a CDS encoding PIG-L family deacetylase produces MKNVLVVVAHGDDMEFMCAGTIYRLVEEKKYNVYELILTDNRKGTFSLSEGEVVEKSRLEAIEAGKVLGLKEVRFGNFLDSELEDVPRKYVRNMIIDVIREVKANIVFSWDPFAPGEDHPDHRYTAMVTYEACSFSSNPKFGTVGLYQPHFVSEAYWFAKKPYSVNAYIDISAVIDKKIESLLKHETQMDLTIDSLLLEASTLGINMDGLKKADRELKNQVITSAIKNYTAEKGRSQGIGHAELFRYEKFGVLELVLGEEIVKPDFPLLTT; encoded by the coding sequence ATGAAAAATGTATTGGTAGTAGTTGCTCACGGCGATGATATGGAGTTTATGTGTGCAGGGACAATATACAGGTTAGTAGAGGAGAAAAAATACAATGTTTATGAGTTAATTCTTACGGACAATAGAAAGGGAACGTTTTCTTTGAGTGAGGGAGAAGTTGTAGAAAAGTCGAGGTTAGAGGCGATAGAAGCAGGTAAGGTATTAGGATTAAAGGAAGTAAGGTTTGGTAACTTTTTAGATTCAGAATTAGAAGATGTTCCACGAAAATATGTAAGAAACATGATTATAGATGTAATAAGAGAGGTGAAGGCTAATATCGTTTTTTCATGGGACCCATTTGCTCCAGGTGAGGATCATCCTGACCACAGGTATACTGCAATGGTAACGTATGAGGCGTGTTCCTTTAGTAGTAATCCTAAGTTTGGTACTGTCGGTTTGTATCAACCACATTTTGTAAGTGAAGCATATTGGTTCGCTAAGAAGCCATACAGTGTAAATGCATACATTGACATAAGTGCTGTAATTGATAAGAAGATAGAATCTCTATTAAAACATGAAACACAGATGGACTTGACAATAGATTCGTTATTATTAGAGGCGAGTACATTAGGTATTAACATGGACGGTCTTAAGAAAGCTGATAGAGAATTAAAAAATCAGGTTATCACAAGTGCTATAAAGAATTACACAGCAGAAAAAGGTAGAAGCCAAGGAATAGGACACGCTGAGTTATTTAGATATGAGAAGTTTGGTGTTTTAGAACTTGTTTTAGGAGAGGAAATTGTTAAACCTGATTTTCCTTTACTAACCACCTAA
- the dnaN gene encoding DNA polymerase III subunit beta has translation MKITVEQEKLNEALLKVRNAVPAKSSLPILSSILITAENGILKLTSTDLRMTIEQELSECKIIEEGKVTIRAHLFSNLLSHLPKGEVNIQSIGENQVVVKSGRTEVKYITMPPDEFPPVTYIEDEEPVIISESLLMDMFKKVAFAVCTEESRYALTGVLFEMSGGKLTVVATDGKRMSLRREKENVPKEKNVRITIPERAVKEIMNQMDGTGDVKICVGESRASFQFNQTCLTCSLIDGTFPNYEIVIPKDYSKHVILKTEEWKEVLKRAEAMKTMTIKMIIKEGQLQVDVQNPEVGEFSDIVEAEYKGEDVKIGFNIEYLVDVAEHITTDKVVLSVKDSNSPCVIKPLNPEKEEDERYLNIIMPVKL, from the coding sequence ATGAAAATTACTGTTGAACAGGAAAAATTAAATGAAGCATTATTAAAAGTGAGGAATGCTGTGCCAGCTAAGTCATCGTTACCTATTCTATCGTCTATTTTAATAACAGCGGAAAATGGCATTTTAAAATTGACGAGTACAGATTTAAGGATGACGATAGAGCAGGAATTGAGTGAATGTAAAATAATAGAAGAGGGGAAAGTAACAATAAGAGCACATTTATTTTCGAACTTATTATCTCACTTACCGAAGGGTGAAGTTAATATTCAATCTATTGGAGAAAATCAGGTTGTAGTGAAGAGTGGTAGAACAGAAGTTAAATATATAACGATGCCACCGGATGAGTTTCCACCAGTAACGTATATTGAGGATGAAGAACCAGTTATCATTTCAGAATCGCTTTTAATGGATATGTTTAAGAAGGTTGCATTTGCGGTGTGCACCGAAGAATCGAGATATGCATTAACAGGTGTTTTATTTGAAATGTCGGGTGGTAAATTGACGGTTGTTGCAACGGATGGTAAGAGGATGAGTTTACGAAGAGAAAAGGAAAATGTTCCAAAAGAGAAGAATGTAAGAATAACGATTCCTGAAAGAGCGGTTAAAGAGATAATGAATCAGATGGATGGGACAGGTGATGTTAAGATATGTGTAGGTGAGTCGAGGGCAAGTTTCCAATTTAATCAAACATGTTTGACGTGTAGTTTGATAGATGGGACATTTCCAAATTATGAAATAGTAATACCTAAAGATTATAGTAAGCATGTTATATTGAAAACAGAGGAGTGGAAGGAAGTATTGAAGAGAGCAGAGGCAATGAAGACAATGACAATAAAAATGATTATTAAGGAAGGTCAGTTGCAGGTAGATGTGCAGAACCCAGAGGTGGGTGAGTTTAGTGATATTGTGGAAGCGGAGTATAAAGGGGAAGATGTAAAAATAGGCTTTAATATTGAGTACCTTGTCGATGTGGCTGAACATATTACAACAGATAAAGTTGTGTTATCTGTAAAGGATAGTAATAGTCCATGTGTTATAAAACCACTAAATCCCGAGAAGGAAGAAGATGAGAGATATCTGAACATTATAATGCCAGTAAAACTATAA